The following proteins come from a genomic window of Drosophila sulfurigaster albostrigata strain 15112-1811.04 chromosome X, ASM2355843v2, whole genome shotgun sequence:
- the LOC133847174 gene encoding uncharacterized protein LOC133847174, whose product MPAGRVAGKAGYSNHYYNGRSYVGINEEIMWVSIGMGVTIALLITIALCYIAREKCQKRQREYYVTA is encoded by the exons atgccaGCAGGTCGTGTGGCCGGTAAAGCCGGCTACTCCAATCACTATTACAATG GTCGCTCGTATGTGGGCATCAATGAGGAAATTATGTGGGTTAGCATTGGCATGGGCGTGACTATAGCGTTGCTTATAACGATTGCATTGTGCTACATTGCGCGAGAGAAATGCCAAAAACGTCAACGTGAATATTACGTGACGGCATAG
- the LOC133847172 gene encoding cytosolic endo-beta-N-acetylglucosaminidase isoform X1: MEQDNVAGVAAADELPAASQIVEAQPNAGYDYEAQFAGKQLCEFCSTQECTCGCPQLEAQPLLNNTQLLNFEVRSRNIDWRRYVRPLDTQVRGSGVYLDAHTDLLGGHRREVNAENQRELLVCHDMMGNYLADRHYHSSQKFDDYRFVHWSAVDYFCYFSHNYVTIPPSGWLNAAHRHGVPVLGTYIVEGSAGNQLLEELLASRESVQRAVAALTRLCLHFCFEGWLINVEHSVRESYMPNLYLFVDELRRATESQVPHGRVFWYDSIIDSGTLRWQNELNEQNVRFFRHSQRMLINYTWNDKNLAISELTVVGEAAPKQRVFMGLDVFGRNQLAGFESAQTLARVASRGFSAGIFAPAWCYETLQDFGYDIRNEAGNADFNAAFLQRNEKWWSSIWQLLATHPYRRLPFYTDFGVGSGCEDYVRGTRHMRSKAFFNLARQSLQPSVPLHGNAEHSFDTAFEGGSALRVLNFERAFRLFVTDFELPLGVLLLGYAYKLTSHQPEHQQLDIVLRCCPLRRQGQQLSLYLFCGDYAEHIITPGRCYLQPINGVIPRHLVPQQLPAEHGLLGEGWRMRYYVARFDGPVRVLDIGLKCRRETRMETEAETQSEAYLGAIFVQSLQLSDWTAVHQTTAENKALISAYHGALFLGAASQ, from the exons ATGGAGCAAGATAAcgttgctggtgttgctgctgctgacgaaTTGCCAGCGGCGTCTCAAATTGTGGAGGCACAGCCAAATGCCGGCTACGATTATGAGGCGCAATTCGCGGGCAAACAGCTGTGTGAGTTTTGCTCCACACAGGAGTGCACCTGTGGCTGCC CCCAGCTCGAGGCACAGCCGCTGTTGAACAACACCCAATTGCTTAACTTCGAGGTGCGTAGCCGCAACATCGATTGGCGACGATATGTCCGTCCCCTCGACACTCAGGTGCGTGGCTCGGGTGTCTATCTGGACGCACACACGGATCTGCTGGGCGGTCATCGGCGCGAGGTGAACGCGGAGAATCAACGCGAACTTCTCGTCTGTCACGACATGATGGGCAACTATCTGGCCGATCG TCACTATCACAGCTCGCAAAAGTTCGACGATTATCGTTTTGTGCACTGGTCGGCTGTCGATTATTTCTGCTACTTCAGTCACAACTATGTGACGATTCCGCCCAGCGGTTGGCTCAATGCCGCCCATCGTCACGGTGTCCCAGTGCTGGGCACCTACATAGTGGAAGGATCCGCGGGCAACCAGCTGCTGGAGGAACTCCTGGCCAGCCGCGAGAGCGTGCAACGCGCTGTTGCCGCCCTCACCCGGCTCTGTCTGCACTTTTGCTTCGAGGGCTGGCTCATCAATGTGGAGCACTCAGTGCGCGAGAGCTATATGCCCAATTTATA CCTGTTTGTGGACGAGCTGCGTCGCGCGACCGAATCCCAGGTGCCGCATGGTCGGGTCTTCTGGTACGACAGCATCATTGATAGCGGCACGCTGCGTTGGCAGAACGAGCTGAATGAGCAGAACGTGCGTTTCTTTCGCCACAGCCAACGCATGCTGATCAACTACACGTGGAACGATAAAAATCTCGCCATAAGCGAGTTGACAGTCGTCGGAGAGGCGGCGCCTAAGCAACGTGTCTTCATGGGCCTCGATGTGTTTGGACGCAATCAGTTGGCTGGATTTGAGAGTGCACAGACGCTGGCACGGGTTGCCAGTCGTGGCTTCTCCGCCGGGATCTTTGCCCCCGCCTGGTGTTACGAGACGTTGCAAGATTTCGGTTACGACATACGCAACGAGGCCGGCAACGCTGACTTCAATGCGGCCTTCTTGCAACGCAACGAGAAATGGTGGTCGAGTATTTGGCAATTGCTTGCAACGCATCCGTATCGCCGTTTGCCATTTTACACGGATTTTGGCGTTGGCTCTGGATGTGAGGACTATGTCCGTGGCACGCGTCATATGCGGAGCAAAGCCTTCTTCAATTTGGCGCGTCAATCGCTGCAGCCGTCGGTGCCGTTGCATGGCAATGCGGAGCACAGTTTTGATACCGCTTTCGAGGGCGGCTCCGCTTTGCGTGTCCTCAACTTTGAGCGCGCCTTTCGACTGTTTGTCACCGACTTTGAGCTGCCGCTGGGCGTGCTACTCTTGGGCTATGCCTACAAGTTGACCTCGCACCAGCCGGAGCATCAGCAGCTGGACATTGTGTTGCGCTGCTGTCCGTTGCGTCGCCAAGGGCAGCAGCTAAGCTTGTATCTGTTCTGCGGCGATTATGCGGAACACATCATCACGCCGGGTCGCTGCTATTTGCAACCGATCAACGGCGTCATTCCGCGCCATCTGGTGCCCCAGCAGCTGCCAGCGGAGCATGGATTGCTCGGCGAGGGCTGGCGTATGCGCTACTATGTGGCACGCTTCGATGGACCGGTGCGGGTGCTGGACATTGGTCTCAAGTGTCGACGGGAGACGAGGATGGAAACGGAAGCAGAGACCCAGTCGGAGGCGTATCTGGGCGCCATCTTTGTGCAGAGTCTGCAGCTGAGCGATTGGACTGCGGTGCACCAAACAACTGCGGAAAACAAGGCGCTTATTTCCGCCTACCATGGAGCGCTCTTCTTGGGGGCAGCCTCGCAATAA
- the LOC133847171 gene encoding probable ATP-dependent RNA helicase CG8611, whose translation MDDNITFNVITKPAIKTVKKAAPVAKALNKKTRAAAAASSGFEFQFNAEKPKVKALVVRRRVATQPKVPAAVTKPAAQLKESSKEQPKELPKKSVKPAVNGNKDATEDDNSFMFNVFTAQPSVPAPKPKVVEPPKPLLNDLRNKKQLRAALRGQKENPNKQPRAGDLFKAKLDEEHRQKRAAEQPTTIAADAKEDADGKPKTPAQTANKFRTKKIGLFDQSDVAALKQLGQRAVKPVKETIFSGSKVSSLGLHPHAEKNLADLLSITELTTVQQKTIPEVLAGRDVLVRSQTGSGKTLAYALPIVERLQAQQPHIKRTDGVLALIIVPTRELTLQTYELFQKLLKPYTWIVAGTLLGGESRKSEKARLRKGINVLLGTPGRLVDHLLHTATFNLSKLRFLVLDEADRLLELGYERDVKQLVEAIDKQRTEAAKAEAEATPVAMQSMLLSATLTSQVQQLAGLTLKDPLYIDNSDEAAQAAIKGNASGYEKETIEAQLAEGLGEYMEDLTGVLSIPENLQLSYVIVPPKLRLVTISALLAKEQAASPKQFKAIIFMSTTEMVNFHHDLLNEALTRRVLDEDDEELAAEQEQANDGEKPLLQGLRFFKLHGSMTQTERQGVFRGFRDCGSCVLLATDVVGRGIDVPDIKLVVQYTAAQTTADFVHRVGRTARAGRRGRAVLFLAPSEAQFVRHLENKRIRIQQADMYSYLDALVPRDPEARNVQEAASNLQHKFQSLLEDDRELNDKSCKAFVSWMKFYSTFPKELKSIFNVRVAHMGHFAKSFALKEAPSKFAHKHAAPKPAPPTNRLTYTERDPEKLQQAKRAKKRLYTTTVSGEVRQMQSQQQQASKSDGERRHLSAGGGGGFGSKSNFMKSLNKSRALNISEFDSGLPALPAPKKRKQA comes from the exons ATGGATGACAATATAACGTTCAATGTAATAACAAAGCCGGCTATTAAAACAGTGAAAAAG GCGGCGCCTGTGGCAAAGGCgctgaacaaaaaaacacgtgcagcagcggcggcgtcGTCGGGATTTGAATTCCAGTTCAATGCAGAGAAGCCCAAGGTGAAGGCGCTGGTGGTGCGCCGTCGTGTGGCGACACAGCCAAAGGTGCCGGCAGCAGTCACAAAACCGGCAGCGCAGTTAAAAGAGTCCTCAAAGGAGCAGCCAAAAGAACTGCCCAAAAAGTCCGTTAAACCTGCTGTTAATGGCAACAAGGATGCGACTGAGGACGACAACAGCTTCATGTTCAATGTATTCACCGCACAGCCCAGCGTGCCCGCTCCCAAGCCCAAGGTGGTGGAGCCACCCAAACCGCTGCTCAACGATCTGCgcaacaaaaagcaactgCGTGCCGCTCTGCGTGGCCAAAAAGAGAATCCCAACAAGCAGCCACGTGCCGGGGATCTGTTCAAGGCGAAGCTGGATGAGGAGCACAGACAAAAGCGTGCCGCcgagcagccaacaacaatagctgCTGATGCTAAAGAAGATGCAGATGGCAAGCCAAAGACGCCAGCGCAGACGGCAAACAAGTTTCGCACCAAGAAGATTGGACTCTTCGATCAGAGCGATGTGGCCGCACTTAAGCAACTGGGACAACGCGCCGTCAAGCCCGTGAAGGAGACCATCTTCTCGGGCAGCAAAGTATCCAGCTTGGGGCTGCATCCACATGCCGAAAAGAATCTGGCCGATTTGCTAAGCATCACCGAACTGACCACCGTGCAACAGAAGACCATCCCAGAGGTGCTGGCAGGCCGTGATGTGTTAGTGCGTTCGCAAACGGGATCGGGAAAGACGTTGGCCTACGCTTTGCCCATTGTGGAGCGTTTGCAGGCTCAACAGCCGCACATCAAGCGCACCGACGGTGTGCTCGCTTTGATCATTGTGCCAACGCGTGAGTTGACGCTGCAAACATACGAACTGTTCCAGAAGCTGCTCAAGCCGTATACCTGGATTGTGGCGGGCACATTGCTCGGCGGCGAGAGTCGGAAGAGCGAGAAGGCGCGTCTACGCAAGGGCATCAATGTGCTCCTGGGCACACCTGGACGTCTCGTTGATCATCTGCTGCACACGGCCACATTTAATCTGTCGAAGCTGCGTTTTCTGGTGCTCGACGAAGCCGATCGTCTGCTGGAGCTGGGCTATGAACGTGATGTCAAGCAGCTGGTGGAGGCCATCGATAAGCAGCGCACAGAGGCAGCCAaagcagaggcagaagcaACTCCAGTTGCCATGCAGAGCATGTTGCTGAGTGCCACGCTCACGTCGCAAGTGCAACAACTGGCGGGATTGACGCTCAAGGATCCACTGTACATCGACAACAGCGATGAGGCCGCTCAGGCGGCGATCAAAGGCAACGCCAGCGGCTACGAGAAGGAAACCATTGAGGCACAGCTCGCTGAAGGACTCGGCGAGTACATGGAGGATCTGACTGGTGTGCTGAGCATACCGGAGAATCTGCAACTCAGCTATGTGATTGTGCCGCCAAAGCTGCGTTTGGTCACCATCTCGGCGCTGTTGGCCAAAGAGCAGGCGGCGAGTCCAAAGCAGTTTAAGGCCATCATATTTATGAGCACCACTGAAATGGTGAATTTCCATCATGATCTGTTGAACGAGGCGCTCACACGTCGCGTCCTCGACGAGGACGACGAAGAACTGGCTGCCGAACAGGAGCAGGCCAATGATGGTGAGAAACCGCTGCTTCAAGGACTGCGATTCTTCAA GTTGCATGGCTCGATGACGCAAACGGAGCGACAGGGCGTCTTTCGTGGCTTTCGCGATTGCGGCAGCTGTGTCCTGCTGGCCACCGATGTTGTTGGCCGTGGCATCGATGTGCCCGACATCAAGCTGGTGGTGCAATACACCGCAGCACAGACGACAGCGGACTTTGTGCATCGCGTTGGACGCACAGCGCGAGCCGGTCGACGAGGTCGAGCGGTGTTGTTCCTGGCGCCGAGCGAGGCGCAATTTGTGCGTCACTTGGAGAACAAACGCATTCGCATTCAGCAGGCGGATATGTACAGCTATTTGGATGCGCTGGTGCCGCGGGATCCGGAGGCACGGAATGTCCAGGAGGCAGCTTCGAATTTGCAGCATAAATTTCAATCGCTGCTCGAGGATGATCGGGAGCTGAACGACAAATCGTGCAAGG CCTTTGTCTCGTGGATGAAGTTCTATTCGACATTTCCCAAGGAGCTGAAGTCCATATTCAATGTGCGCGTCGCCCACATGGGACACTTTGCCAAGAGCTTTGCCCTCAAGGAGGCGCCCAGCAAGTTTGCCCACAAGCATGCCGCCCCCAAGCCGGCACCGCCCACCAATCGTCTCACCTACACCGAGCG TGATCCGGAGAAGCTGCAGCAGGCGAAACGGGCCAAGAAGCGGCTCTATACGACAACGGTGAGCGGGGAAGTGCGGCAAATGCaatcgcaacagcagcaagcaagcaaatcaGATGGCGAGCGGCGCCATCTATCGGcgggcggcggcggcggtttcggcagcaaaagcaactttaTGAAGAGCTTGAACAAATCGCGTGCACTCAACATATCCGAATTTGATAGCGGACTTCCAGCTTTGCCAGCGCCCAAAAAACGCAAGCAGGCGTAG
- the LOC133847172 gene encoding cytosolic endo-beta-N-acetylglucosaminidase isoform X2 has protein sequence MPATIMRRNSRANSCVSFAPHRSAPVAALQQRVRMHQTMLTHRIAAQLEAQPLLNNTQLLNFEVRSRNIDWRRYVRPLDTQVRGSGVYLDAHTDLLGGHRREVNAENQRELLVCHDMMGNYLADRHYHSSQKFDDYRFVHWSAVDYFCYFSHNYVTIPPSGWLNAAHRHGVPVLGTYIVEGSAGNQLLEELLASRESVQRAVAALTRLCLHFCFEGWLINVEHSVRESYMPNLYLFVDELRRATESQVPHGRVFWYDSIIDSGTLRWQNELNEQNVRFFRHSQRMLINYTWNDKNLAISELTVVGEAAPKQRVFMGLDVFGRNQLAGFESAQTLARVASRGFSAGIFAPAWCYETLQDFGYDIRNEAGNADFNAAFLQRNEKWWSSIWQLLATHPYRRLPFYTDFGVGSGCEDYVRGTRHMRSKAFFNLARQSLQPSVPLHGNAEHSFDTAFEGGSALRVLNFERAFRLFVTDFELPLGVLLLGYAYKLTSHQPEHQQLDIVLRCCPLRRQGQQLSLYLFCGDYAEHIITPGRCYLQPINGVIPRHLVPQQLPAEHGLLGEGWRMRYYVARFDGPVRVLDIGLKCRRETRMETEAETQSEAYLGAIFVQSLQLSDWTAVHQTTAENKALISAYHGALFLGAASQ, from the exons ATGCCGGCTACGATTATGAGGCGCAATTCGCGGGCAAACAGCTGTGTGAGTTTTGCTCCACACAGGAGTGCACCTGTGGCTGCC ttgcagcaacgAGTACGAATGCATCAAACAATGCTAACACACCGCATTGCAGCCCAGCTCGAGGCACAGCCGCTGTTGAACAACACCCAATTGCTTAACTTCGAGGTGCGTAGCCGCAACATCGATTGGCGACGATATGTCCGTCCCCTCGACACTCAGGTGCGTGGCTCGGGTGTCTATCTGGACGCACACACGGATCTGCTGGGCGGTCATCGGCGCGAGGTGAACGCGGAGAATCAACGCGAACTTCTCGTCTGTCACGACATGATGGGCAACTATCTGGCCGATCG TCACTATCACAGCTCGCAAAAGTTCGACGATTATCGTTTTGTGCACTGGTCGGCTGTCGATTATTTCTGCTACTTCAGTCACAACTATGTGACGATTCCGCCCAGCGGTTGGCTCAATGCCGCCCATCGTCACGGTGTCCCAGTGCTGGGCACCTACATAGTGGAAGGATCCGCGGGCAACCAGCTGCTGGAGGAACTCCTGGCCAGCCGCGAGAGCGTGCAACGCGCTGTTGCCGCCCTCACCCGGCTCTGTCTGCACTTTTGCTTCGAGGGCTGGCTCATCAATGTGGAGCACTCAGTGCGCGAGAGCTATATGCCCAATTTATA CCTGTTTGTGGACGAGCTGCGTCGCGCGACCGAATCCCAGGTGCCGCATGGTCGGGTCTTCTGGTACGACAGCATCATTGATAGCGGCACGCTGCGTTGGCAGAACGAGCTGAATGAGCAGAACGTGCGTTTCTTTCGCCACAGCCAACGCATGCTGATCAACTACACGTGGAACGATAAAAATCTCGCCATAAGCGAGTTGACAGTCGTCGGAGAGGCGGCGCCTAAGCAACGTGTCTTCATGGGCCTCGATGTGTTTGGACGCAATCAGTTGGCTGGATTTGAGAGTGCACAGACGCTGGCACGGGTTGCCAGTCGTGGCTTCTCCGCCGGGATCTTTGCCCCCGCCTGGTGTTACGAGACGTTGCAAGATTTCGGTTACGACATACGCAACGAGGCCGGCAACGCTGACTTCAATGCGGCCTTCTTGCAACGCAACGAGAAATGGTGGTCGAGTATTTGGCAATTGCTTGCAACGCATCCGTATCGCCGTTTGCCATTTTACACGGATTTTGGCGTTGGCTCTGGATGTGAGGACTATGTCCGTGGCACGCGTCATATGCGGAGCAAAGCCTTCTTCAATTTGGCGCGTCAATCGCTGCAGCCGTCGGTGCCGTTGCATGGCAATGCGGAGCACAGTTTTGATACCGCTTTCGAGGGCGGCTCCGCTTTGCGTGTCCTCAACTTTGAGCGCGCCTTTCGACTGTTTGTCACCGACTTTGAGCTGCCGCTGGGCGTGCTACTCTTGGGCTATGCCTACAAGTTGACCTCGCACCAGCCGGAGCATCAGCAGCTGGACATTGTGTTGCGCTGCTGTCCGTTGCGTCGCCAAGGGCAGCAGCTAAGCTTGTATCTGTTCTGCGGCGATTATGCGGAACACATCATCACGCCGGGTCGCTGCTATTTGCAACCGATCAACGGCGTCATTCCGCGCCATCTGGTGCCCCAGCAGCTGCCAGCGGAGCATGGATTGCTCGGCGAGGGCTGGCGTATGCGCTACTATGTGGCACGCTTCGATGGACCGGTGCGGGTGCTGGACATTGGTCTCAAGTGTCGACGGGAGACGAGGATGGAAACGGAAGCAGAGACCCAGTCGGAGGCGTATCTGGGCGCCATCTTTGTGCAGAGTCTGCAGCTGAGCGATTGGACTGCGGTGCACCAAACAACTGCGGAAAACAAGGCGCTTATTTCCGCCTACCATGGAGCGCTCTTCTTGGGGGCAGCCTCGCAATAA